The DNA segment taaagacccacagtgcggtgagtccggcggagaaagtgagcagggcataaggcagcggcaggcaatggcgacgctgaaaagtaggagacggcgtgaagaggacactggcatcgtgaacacaagcacaggagagaggcacaatcacggaagagcacgcaggaatatcggtactgtcggcgacaaaagctttagcgggaacaggggcaccgcaaatttcagtctctggcacgggATTCGCCAACGTGGAGAacgctacttgagcccgagcacagtcgatgacagCGTCATGAAGCGAaaggaagtcccagcccaagatgatcgaatgcgaacatgacggcagaacgatgaactcaaccaaatatagaatgcctgctatgactactcgagcagtgcacgctgctaacggctggatgaggtgcgcacttgaTGTCcgtaacgacaggccagaaaggggcgtcttcactttcttcaaagatcggcaaagcgctgcatccatgacagaaaccgcagcgccggtgtccacaagcgccatcacagatacgccctctacaaaaacttcaattaaattggcggccgacagacgaggcctttcaaattttgacgactgcgcagttctcacctcaggaactgcggcacctagttttcctcttgagaggtcgagggacgccgtcgcatcggagagTTGGAGCGTCGACGTGGAGAGGGCGGTGTCCAGAGAAGGCGGTGTGCTCAGGAGACAAagaacggcttaggggcggctcagcaggaggtgagtactgacgctgggaccagtaaccggaaacttcaggaggtgtttgtgagatgttcatgcgtcgaaggcaaagccgcgccacataacctggcaagccgcagaagtagcagatcgggcggttgtcaggcgtgcgccaggagtttcccagttgagttggcggtcgattattatcaggcgtgcTCCAGGAGGTTCGCATATGAGCAGGCggcgaaataaaagcagcgggctctcgaacgggaccaggaggcggagcataggtaggtggacgaggttgcgcaacaacgtccgcatatgtcagcggggccgcaagaggtGTGTGCTGAGGGGCCTGCGGGAGACcttcagcgacctgttcttgaatgatgtgccgcaaattcggagttatgtgtggtgatggcacttgatggcgggaaataagcgagagctggcgagcaacttcttctcggatgaagctcttgatgtgcggtaggagcgatgactggtctcttgcatcgttcaggccagcaagcgagtcgacgttcgtggtgtgttcgcgtgtcagagccctctgcttgcggagttcgtcgtaGCTCTGACACAGGGGGACGACTTCCGCGACGGTGCGCACgtctcgcgccaacaacatctgaaaggcgtcgtcatcaatgcccttgagaatatgcctgatcttgtcggcttcgggcatctgagcgttcaccctcttgcacagatcgacgacatcctcgatgtaactcgtgaagttctcgccaacctgctgtgaccgcgcacgcaagcgctgttcggcacggagttttctgactgacgggcggccgaatacctctgagaagttagaTTTGAAAACAGACCACGATGTcatgtccgcctcgtggttccgataccacagattcgcaacgcccGTAAGACAGAAAATCACATTGTCCAGTTTAATTTCCGCGtaccacttgttgtatgcgctcacccgctcatacgatgcgagccaatcctcaacatcatggtcatccgtgccactgaagatagcggggtctcgctggcggagagcaccagcacagatgacggcggccgggctcacttggacAGCTTGGTCGTTAGGCATCGCGTtagggggtagcgttcggttgcggagttccagggcgagaggacgttacccggcacctgcaccaaatgtaaggtggggtttattctgagaagcttcctaacgggagcgGGGCCAACAGCCGGTCAGCaagtccagccgagagcgtgtgccaggagatgaccatgcagctcgcgcatatgcttgtcgtcttctttacaatggaaaTATTAAAAAGTGGTCTGTTTTAGTACTGTcgacgataaatcagccttctttttgatgcccggtatggaaaaaAGCACACGacgttggtgcagactccataatggagaagactGTCTgtgaggctggtgtaaattgcgttggtaggaagtcgcgatgggcatcaataattttcgcgaACGATGTAcacggccggttagcaggaagattGGCAAGGTGGTGTccgggaatccgagagaggtgaggaatatgcgctctcaaggcttcgattgtgacatacgcagtcactggattctcctgagcgatgagtactgttgcggctgtagacacgcattttggcagtcctaggtaCGTctgcagagcttgagcctgaacacttcgcagacaccgtatgttcgttttcctcaactTTCCTAGTGCAGGGATGCTGTACCGAAGGAATCTCATGAATAAttcggtgtacagctggagcatcgattGCACTGATGCTCCAAcaacttccctccgagaaaggagagaacatgaacgatcgatgtcagtcacCTTtacatgtacgagacatgtgggctccatgttagattacgatcgatgattagcccaaggaagcgatggcttcttttgtaggatattgttgacccatttatgcgcAAGCGGTAATGGGACATGGTCTTGCTTGTAAATgcaacaacggaacatttttTAGTAGAAATTTCTAGGCCCTGCAGGCGGATGTAGGTCGCAAGAATGCTTGCCACCTTTTCAAGCCTTTCTtgaacttgtggtcgcgtaactcctggtgcccagatacaaatatcgaCAACATTCAGTGAGCCTCTCGCCGAATGTGGTAGTAGATCGACAacgccgacaagcgcaagattgaaaagcgttgggctaagTACTCCACCCTCTGGGACACCACGGGAAGTGTTTTGTGAAGATATTGGTCCGTCCTaggtctgcataaatagtgatctgtTGAATAGATAACGGCGTATCCAGTAGAACATGcaaccaccaagttctgcagcttccagagtgttcaaaatagcttgatgagtgacgttatcatgcGCCACTTTAACATCAAGAAACAATGCCGcagtcaagcgcttcagatgccGCTGATATTGTACTGATAACTCCTAGTCAGTCACGCTATCAACAAAGGAACGTCCCCACCGAAACCCAGACCTAACATCTTGGTATATTTGATggcgctccagataccactcaattcgcatAAGTACAATCCTTTCCATGAGattgcccacgcaactagccaatgcaaTTGGACAGTACGATAGTAGCAcaagcggcgattttccagaTTTAAGGACTGGAACTAGACGACTCGTTTTCTCCTGTCCGGAACTGTACGCGCACACCATGATGACTTGAAGCAGTCTAAAAAACACATCGAGCCTCCTgtccaaggtttgcaagtgcggAGTATTTTACCCTTCGGGCCCCGGCGATGAAAACCGTCTGCAACCGGTCATGGCGGCTTGgtcttccatggagaaaagaaggtccTTTCGTGAATCtctagatctaggcacttcgcagcaattcagtGCTGTGGATAGGTTTCCGagacctgctattcttgcgcaaaaatcttcaccaatctccgcttcgctacgtccttggtgaagtgcgagagacttgaatggttggagcttCGGAGGAGATGTTCCTAAACGACGCACCATACTCCAGATGCGTGAgaaggctttcgaggatccactgattcacagaatgccttccaacggtcagcctgcaagatttgaattctgcgctggattttcttctctctgctcttcgttgAAGTGATCACAGGCACTGCAGatccacatcgaagtctgtgagCTTTGGCATtgcagtgaagaagcatctcgcgcATTACATACACTCTTCTATGCGGTGTTCAATACCTTTTGCAATGTGTTCTCTGTAAGCATCTTCCACAAAGGTTTCAAACATAGACCAGTCtattcgttgcaaacgtttggcagatctgcatccagcgagaccaggaacaaCAATATATGTGGACATATGGTCACTATTCTAcgtcggcaaaccaccggacgcgtCTCACAAGGCACCGAAACACAAGCGCCGGgtccagacaactgctgtaagGCAGCCCGTGAAAGTACGTTAGAGAGCCGTCGTTAAGGCATTGTGTGTCGTGCTAAGAGGCGAAAAAGACAAGATTTCTTCCCTTCGAATTCACCCGAATGCTtccccacatggcgtgatgcgcaCTAAAGACACCAGCGACGATCCAAGGCTCAGGTGTTACAGCAAAGAAGTCCATAAGTCTGTCGGCGTCAAACCTTGTTGTTGGAttgttggagataagtacgcgcccaAAAGCGTAAACTTGAGGGTGCGCCTTTTCACCGTTAAGCGGACGTACTGGTTATGGTTGTGAGGGGGAATAAGGTGCACATAAGTAAGGTCActtcgaatgtagaggatgaCTTTGCTATTTTCCctgtgcgtggaggatgcaaacgcttcatagccagaaattcggatggGGTTTTGTAAATTGGGCTCACAAATCACGAGGATTGGAAATCTGTGTTTATAGACGAAAAGCGGGTACTGAGTGCACGGGTATTCAACTGGAAAATAGATGCTTCTCTGAATTGGCTTTCAAATGGTAATGCTGGGAGAGTCATAGTgtctgctactggaaagctgAAAGGACTGAATTTAGCCCGTCCATTATctgcaatgcattccgtgctgccggtgagtgaaagctagacagcatcacaAGGACAGCGTTTATAACGGACCCCAAGTTGTCGAACACCTCCACTTCATCACCTAGGGCTGGATATCTGCCTTTGGCTCGCTCAGATGTAGGCGTGGGACAGTGGGGCcgtggtgcctgctcagacaccaagTTCGAGCATGGCTGCGGCTGTGGTGGCCATGTCACCTCAGAAGAACTCGTTCCGTCTCCACCACTCACCAGACTTACAATAGATGCAAAAAACGCTGATtgaagtattggaggcagtcacaacaaataagcaaattctgcACAGCCTGAAACAAAGTAAACTTAATTTGATTTAGTAAAGGCGATATGATAAAAACCAAATCTTTTCGGGCGATTACAATATcgtcagttatatacaggctggggGTGCATGCGGTGAAACTTAAAATGCAGtaatgggtagaaagtaatagattACTCGGAGAAAGGGTAGGCACTTCCTTGATAGCCTGATCAggcttacccaatgcatagaaaAAGCTAAGGGGGAAAACAGACCTCTCTATTCAGTCTTCCTGGACATAAGTGCTGCATACGACAATGTAAACAGGGAACGCCTTTGGAACATATTAAAATCTGAAGCTATCGGTCACGAGGTAATTGaatttctacaggaaatatatcgtgAAAATAAAGTTCTAATAATATGGGAAGGGATTAAAAGTAGGACAAATGTCGAGGCACACAAACGATAAAGGCAAGGTTTTCCGCTATCACGGCTGCTGTTCAAGATTTATATGATTAATGTGGaatgaaggctacaaggaagcaatcttaTTGTGTCGTACAGACTAATCAGAAAGGTTGTTGCGCAACGAATTCCGGGTTTAATGCATGCGGGTGATATTGTACTGTAAGCAGATAGCCAGGACGATTTGCAAACTCTCATTAATTTCTCTGGAGACGAAGGAGACTCTAGGTTTAAGTTTTAGCGCAAATAAGTCGGTGTGATGATTTTCTACGGCACAACTGCTCAGGTGTTTACAATAGAAGGCCATGACATACCCCGAGTGGCCGCATACAAGTATCTAGGTGTATGGGTAAACGAATGGCAAacgtacacggaaaagcacgaacagtctgtcATACCAAAACGGCAGAGAGATGCTGGGCAAATGAAGCGTAGGGCATGATGGGGGTACAACAATAacgaagtactgagaggtattttgaAAGAactaatggtgccggggcttacttttagGAATGCGGTTCTGTACTTAAGGGCAGAATTTTAGTcgtgattagaagtaaatcaaaCAGCTGTTGCAATAGCAGTACTAGGTGACCACGGGAAGACGACGAACGAGGCAGTACAAGGGGTTATGGGCTTGGCAcagttcgaagcacgggaagctctgAGTAAAATACGATACGAAGAACGCCTAAAGAAcgtggacgataacaggtgggcagctaagacCGTTCACTCCCACTGGCGGCAAAGATTTAGGAAGCTAACCGGTAAGTATGCCAGatacgaggacggagaaagaaagagcattaaacgacacgGTAAAAGCGCGGAAGGTAAAAACTTTAtcaattcaatggaaaagaagcgtaGTGTAAAACTATACCGGTAGtcgaaaaggcagatcaggaaggaagcgttcgtttttttgataactcaagaggcagtgcacctactctttgaagctaggtcaaggTGCTTTAGAAcgagcagctacaaaaagaaatttagcgaagatggcacatgtgcagtgtggtaaatctgtacaaacaatagaacacctcataataaaatatgatggtatccatcctgatgtcgatgcaggcacagtcactattCTTGAGGCACGAGAGTTTATAGATAACaattgtcatgtaaataaatatgcggtggaaattaggaaaaagcgattggaagactgGTGGCTCAAAATCAGAGA comes from the Amblyomma americanum isolate KBUSLIRL-KWMA chromosome 1, ASM5285725v1, whole genome shotgun sequence genome and includes:
- the LOC144127570 gene encoding uncharacterized protein LOC144127570 yields the protein MPNDQAVQVSPAAVICAGALRQRDPAIFSGTDDHDVEDWLASYERVSAYNKWYAEIKLDNVIFCLTGVANLWYRNHEADMTSWSVFKSNFSEVFGRPSVRKLRAEQRLRARSQQVGENFTSYIEDVVDLCKRVNAQMPEADKIRHILKGIDDDAFQMLLARDVRTVAEVVPLCQSYDELRKQRALTREHTTNVDSLAGLNDVW